A genomic window from Winogradskyella sp. J14-2 includes:
- a CDS encoding ExbD/TolR family protein: MNIRGRNKVTPEFNMASMTDIVFLLLIFFMIASTLVTTNAIDIILPKASGKTENKKSTAVSIKKDLTYYIDQKRVGESVLENELVKALSTQEQPTIVLRAEKSVPVENVVKVMDIANRNKFKVILAVQPN, translated from the coding sequence ATGAATATTAGAGGACGAAATAAAGTAACACCAGAATTCAATATGGCATCAATGACCGATATTGTATTCTTGTTATTGATCTTTTTTATGATTGCTTCAACTTTGGTAACTACTAATGCAATAGATATTATTTTACCAAAAGCCAGCGGTAAAACCGAAAATAAAAAATCTACAGCCGTAAGTATTAAGAAGGATTTAACCTATTACATAGATCAGAAGCGTGTTGGGGAAAGTGTTTTAGAAAATGAATTGGTAAAAGCGCTTTCAACACAAGAGCAACCAACAATTGTGTTGCGTGCCGAGAAGTCTGTTCCTGTTGAGAATGTTGTTAAGGTTATGGACATAGCCAATAGAAATAAATTTAAAGTGATTTTGGCAGTGCAACCAAATTAA
- a CDS encoding energy transducer TonB, with the protein MKYLETIHQRNAARITVLIALLLFLLLFFVGPQYLDPPEEYGVAVNFGTTDFGSGNKPLAQPREAVEEKVVEESQPEPSVSEPTEAPQKTEDVMTQEDAEAIAIKKQKEAEAKAKAEADRIAREKREAEERKKREEAEKVKNLDNLIGGVKNSKGNDDGGEGPDNKGANKGQLDGDPYAPSYFGGSGPGKGGVGYGLGGRGKPSRQIFKQDCNEYGLVVVRIEVNRQGKVVKATPGERGTTNTAPCLLEPAKKIALSHKWPADSNAPETQIGFVSINFDLGQ; encoded by the coding sequence GTGAAATATTTAGAGACCATACATCAACGTAATGCTGCAAGAATAACAGTGCTTATTGCACTCTTGTTATTTTTGTTATTGTTTTTTGTTGGTCCTCAATATTTAGATCCACCAGAAGAATATGGCGTTGCAGTAAATTTTGGAACTACAGATTTTGGGAGTGGAAACAAACCTTTGGCACAACCAAGAGAAGCAGTAGAAGAAAAAGTAGTTGAAGAATCTCAGCCAGAGCCATCAGTATCTGAACCTACTGAAGCTCCTCAAAAAACTGAGGATGTAATGACTCAGGAAGACGCAGAAGCCATCGCTATTAAAAAGCAAAAGGAAGCAGAGGCAAAAGCAAAAGCTGAAGCAGATCGTATTGCACGTGAAAAGCGTGAAGCTGAAGAACGCAAAAAACGTGAAGAAGCGGAGAAAGTAAAAAATCTTGATAATCTTATTGGAGGTGTGAAAAATTCAAAAGGTAATGATGATGGAGGTGAGGGACCAGATAACAAAGGAGCAAACAAAGGACAGCTGGATGGTGACCCATATGCGCCAAGTTATTTTGGTGGTTCTGGACCAGGAAAAGGAGGTGTTGGTTATGGACTAGGAGGTAGAGGAAAACCTTCTCGTCAAATCTTTAAACAAGATTGTAACGAATATGGTCTAGTCGTCGTAAGAATTGAAGTTAACAGACAAGGAAAAGTTGTTAAAGCTACTCCAGGTGAACGAGGTACAACTAATACAGCACCTTGCCTATTAGAGCCAGCAAAAAAAATTGCATTATCTCACAAATGGCCAGCGGACTCTAATGCTCCTGAGACACAAATAGGTTTTGTAAGTATTAATTTTGATTTAGGTCAATAA
- the gldJ gene encoding gliding motility lipoprotein GldJ encodes MDMKNVSNLKFLIVLTLCASIFSCKRNSNSGNVDSATGWKINDKNGGFQYNTSFKEQETPPGTAFVEGGTFTMGKVQDDPMHDWNNTPNQQHIQSFYMDETEVTNLNYLFYLDYLKRVYPPDDPNYALIYKGALPDTLVWRNRLGYNEMMTENYLRHPGYANYPVVGVSWIQAVEYANWRSNRVAEMSLQEAGYIKRDAQYTDLSAESTFDVDTYINAPTETYGGSEDVLQGGRRRQQTDADGNPINVYANRESGLIPVKYRLPTEAEWEYAALGMSELRSYNVYRGRKKYPWDGQYTRSGKRVNRGDQLANFKQGKGDYGGIAGWSDDGADITAEVKSYQPNDYGLYDMAGNVAEWVADVYRPIVDDEFNDFNYYRGNVYTKNALNEDGTVKIVTVDEIVYDTLSNGKIIARNLPGEIAKVPVDNEDTYLRTQFDKSDNRNFRDGDKRSSRYYRESFDEGDNRVDATGKMYNSPKHTVSVDSAGGKLIREYDKSNNRTSLINDEVRVYKGGSWRDRAYWIDPAQRRYFPQDMATDYIGFRCAVSRVGSKSVKSQKKRN; translated from the coding sequence ATGGATATGAAAAATGTCTCAAACCTAAAATTTTTAATTGTACTGACGCTTTGCGCGAGTATTTTTAGTTGCAAGCGCAACTCTAATTCAGGCAACGTAGATAGTGCAACTGGATGGAAAATCAATGACAAAAATGGTGGTTTTCAATACAACACTAGCTTTAAGGAACAAGAAACACCTCCTGGGACTGCATTTGTAGAAGGTGGAACCTTTACAATGGGTAAAGTACAGGATGACCCAATGCATGATTGGAACAACACACCAAATCAGCAACACATACAGTCGTTCTATATGGATGAGACAGAGGTTACAAACCTAAATTACCTATTTTATTTAGATTATCTTAAGAGAGTATATCCACCAGATGACCCAAATTATGCTTTAATCTACAAGGGTGCACTTCCTGATACCTTAGTATGGAGAAATCGTTTAGGATACAACGAAATGATGACAGAAAATTATTTGCGCCATCCTGGTTATGCTAACTATCCTGTTGTTGGCGTTAGTTGGATACAAGCTGTAGAATATGCGAATTGGAGATCTAACCGTGTCGCAGAAATGTCATTGCAAGAGGCAGGTTACATTAAAAGAGATGCTCAGTATACAGATCTAAGCGCAGAAAGCACTTTTGATGTAGACACTTACATCAATGCGCCAACCGAAACATATGGAGGGAGTGAAGATGTATTACAAGGTGGTAGAAGGAGACAACAAACAGATGCTGATGGAAATCCTATCAATGTCTATGCAAATAGAGAGTCTGGGTTAATTCCTGTAAAATACAGACTTCCAACTGAAGCAGAGTGGGAATATGCAGCTTTAGGAATGAGTGAGTTAAGAAGCTATAACGTTTACAGAGGACGTAAAAAATATCCTTGGGATGGACAATACACAAGATCTGGCAAGCGCGTAAACCGTGGAGACCAATTAGCAAACTTTAAGCAAGGCAAAGGTGATTACGGTGGAATTGCAGGATGGTCTGATGATGGTGCTGACATTACTGCCGAAGTAAAATCTTACCAACCGAACGACTACGGTCTTTATGATATGGCAGGTAATGTTGCTGAGTGGGTTGCTGATGTTTATCGTCCTATTGTTGATGACGAGTTTAATGACTTTAACTATTACAGAGGTAATGTTTATACTAAAAATGCTTTAAACGAAGACGGTACAGTAAAAATTGTTACTGTAGATGAGATAGTTTACGACACGCTAAGTAACGGTAAAATTATAGCTCGTAACCTTCCTGGCGAAATTGCAAAAGTTCCTGTTGATAATGAAGATACTTATCTTAGAACTCAGTTCGATAAAAGTGATAACAGAAACTTTAGAGACGGTGATAAACGCTCTTCCCGTTATTACAGAGAAAGTTTTGATGAAGGTGACAATAGAGTAGATGCAACAGGAAAGATGTACAACTCACCTAAGCATACTGTATCTGTAGACTCTGCTGGTGGTAAACTGATAAGAGAATATGACAAGTCTAACAATAGAACCTCTTTAATAAATGACGAAGTTAGAGTTTACAAGGGTGGTTCTTGGAGAGATAGAGCATACTGGATAGATCCTGCTCAACGTCGTTACTTCCCTCAAGACATGGCCACAGACTATATAGGATTTAGATGTGCAGTTTCTAGAGTAGGTTCAAAATCAGTAAAATCACAAAAGAAACGTAACTAA
- the nhaD gene encoding sodium:proton antiporter NhaD translates to METVIILVFVFGYLAITLEHNIKIDKLIPALVMMAISWALISLGIDDFSQWFDSAKHNLMENFGLLNHDEKMHLMEETLLHHLGKTAEILVFLLGAMTIVEIIDYFDGFSTIKAAVNFNSRKKLLWMFSILAFILSAIIDNLTATIVLISILQKIVKDRDVRIWFAGLIIIAANAGGAWSPIGDVTTTMLWIGDKVSTGKLFSYLFIPSVICMAVPTFIASLLPAFKGTVELQEADEKPKSKFSSTMLFLGLGAIIFVPIFKVITHLPPYVGMMLSLGVVAIFAEVYSNSKFAISAASAGHSEHEEHASHSPVHYSLSKIELPSILFFLGILMAVAALESLGILFGFADSLQTSMPMMGTELHGEGVSDLVVLLLGVGSAVIDNVPLVAASLGMFSEPMDNELWHFIAYSAGTGGSMLIIGSAAGVVAMGMEKIDFFWYLKKISWLALVGFLAGAAAFMATRAIF, encoded by the coding sequence ATGGAAACCGTAATAATCCTAGTTTTTGTATTTGGCTATTTAGCCATTACTCTCGAACATAATATTAAAATAGATAAACTTATTCCTGCATTAGTAATGATGGCTATAAGTTGGGCGTTAATATCATTGGGTATAGATGATTTCTCACAATGGTTTGATTCTGCCAAGCATAACCTCATGGAGAACTTTGGACTGCTAAACCACGATGAGAAAATGCATCTTATGGAAGAGACACTGCTGCATCACTTAGGTAAAACAGCCGAAATTTTAGTGTTTCTTTTAGGAGCCATGACTATTGTAGAGATTATAGATTATTTTGATGGCTTCTCTACAATAAAAGCAGCTGTTAATTTTAATAGTAGAAAAAAATTACTTTGGATGTTTTCTATCTTGGCTTTTATCTTATCAGCAATAATCGATAACCTTACAGCTACGATCGTTTTAATTTCCATCTTACAAAAAATAGTAAAAGACAGAGATGTAAGAATTTGGTTTGCAGGTTTAATAATAATTGCCGCTAACGCTGGTGGTGCATGGTCGCCAATTGGTGACGTTACAACTACTATGCTTTGGATTGGGGACAAAGTATCTACAGGAAAACTATTCTCGTATTTATTTATTCCATCAGTAATTTGTATGGCAGTACCTACCTTTATCGCGTCCTTACTTCCTGCATTTAAAGGAACAGTAGAATTGCAAGAAGCTGATGAAAAGCCGAAAAGTAAGTTTAGTTCTACCATGCTGTTTTTAGGATTGGGAGCCATAATTTTTGTTCCAATTTTTAAGGTCATTACGCATCTGCCTCCATATGTAGGCATGATGCTATCGCTTGGTGTAGTTGCAATTTTTGCAGAAGTGTATAGCAATTCTAAGTTTGCTATTTCTGCTGCATCGGCAGGGCACAGTGAGCATGAAGAACACGCAAGCCATAGCCCAGTGCACTACTCATTATCTAAAATAGAATTACCTAGCATATTATTCTTTCTAGGAATTTTAATGGCTGTAGCCGCACTAGAATCTTTAGGAATTTTATTTGGCTTTGCAGATTCACTACAAACATCCATGCCAATGATGGGTACTGAGTTACACGGAGAAGGCGTTTCAGATTTAGTCGTGTTATTACTAGGTGTCGGTTCTGCGGTAATAGACAATGTACCACTAGTAGCCGCAAGTTTAGGAATGTTTTCTGAACCTATGGATAACGAACTATGGCACTTTATAGCCTATTCTGCCGGAACAGGCGGAAGCATGTTAATCATTGGTTCTGCCGCAGGTGTCGTAGCAATGGGAATGGAAAAAATTGATTTTTTCTGGTACTTAAAGAAAATCTCATGGTTAGCTCTTGTTGGGTTTTTAGCAGGTGCAGCTGCATTTATGGCTACCAGAGCTATATTCTAA
- a CDS encoding bifunctional folylpolyglutamate synthase/dihydrofolate synthase encodes MNYQDTVNWMFQQLPMYQNKGKSAFKKDLSNTLKLSAQLNHPEKKFKSIHVGGTNGKGSTSHMLASILQEAGYKVGLYTSPHLKDFRERIRINGKVVSKQFVIGFIKRNKAFLESNNLSFFEMTVGMAFDYFARQKVDIAVIEVGLGGRLDSTNIITPVLSIITNIGFDHMQFLGDTLQKIAGEKAGIIKQNIPVVIGETQPKTRAVFEAKAKSTNSEICFADQIVKDVFESDLKGSYQKHNIKTVIQSVKVLTHFGYNISNQNLKNGLLNVVKNSGLQGRWQVLQENPKVICDTAHNSEGLSYTMRQLQSEKYNNLHIVFGVVSDKDLEAILPLLPKTATYYFCKPNVQRGLDAKVLKTVFNSNNLLGNAYASVKEAFSCAKLSADKDDLIYAGGSTFVVAEII; translated from the coding sequence ATGAATTATCAAGATACAGTCAATTGGATGTTTCAACAACTGCCAATGTATCAAAACAAGGGTAAATCTGCTTTTAAAAAAGATTTATCTAATACACTAAAACTTTCAGCACAACTTAATCATCCCGAAAAAAAATTTAAGTCTATTCATGTTGGTGGTACCAATGGTAAAGGCTCAACTAGCCATATGCTGGCATCCATACTCCAAGAAGCAGGTTACAAAGTTGGACTTTATACATCACCGCATTTAAAAGATTTTAGAGAACGCATTAGGATTAACGGAAAGGTTGTTTCAAAACAATTTGTCATTGGTTTCATAAAGCGGAACAAAGCTTTTTTAGAATCTAATAACTTATCTTTTTTTGAAATGACCGTTGGTATGGCTTTCGATTATTTTGCAAGGCAAAAAGTTGATATTGCTGTCATAGAAGTTGGTTTAGGTGGTCGTTTAGACTCTACCAACATAATTACTCCAGTCCTTTCTATAATTACCAATATTGGTTTTGACCATATGCAGTTTTTAGGTGATACACTCCAAAAAATTGCAGGTGAAAAAGCAGGAATTATTAAGCAAAATATTCCGGTTGTAATTGGTGAAACACAGCCTAAAACACGAGCAGTTTTTGAAGCAAAAGCTAAGTCTACAAATTCTGAAATATGCTTTGCAGATCAAATAGTCAAAGATGTTTTTGAAAGTGACTTAAAAGGGTCGTACCAAAAGCATAATATAAAAACCGTCATTCAGTCAGTTAAGGTCCTAACACATTTTGGGTATAATATTTCAAATCAAAACTTAAAAAATGGATTATTAAACGTTGTTAAAAATTCAGGTTTACAAGGACGATGGCAAGTATTACAAGAGAACCCAAAAGTTATTTGTGATACAGCACACAATAGCGAAGGCTTAAGTTATACCATGAGGCAATTACAATCGGAAAAGTATAATAATTTACATATTGTTTTTGGTGTTGTAAGCGATAAAGACTTAGAAGCCATACTGCCATTATTACCAAAAACAGCCACTTACTATTTCTGCAAACCCAATGTGCAGCGTGGACTAGATGCTAAAGTTTTAAAAACAGTTTTTAATTCAAACAATCTTCTAGGTAATGCATACGCAAGTGTAAAAGAAGCATTTAGCTGTGCTAAATTGTCGGCAGATAAAGATGATTTAATTTATGCTGGCGGAAGTACTTTTGTGGTGGCAGAAATAATTTAA
- a CDS encoding Glu/Leu/Phe/Val dehydrogenase dimerization domain-containing protein produces the protein MKTLLHKYENKSPEIVFHWNDPETDAEGWTVINSLRGGAAGGGTRMRKGLDMNEVLSLAKTMEVKFTVSGPAIGGAKSGINFDPHDPRKKGVLERWYAAVSPLLKSYYGTGGDLNVDEIHEVIPITEESGVWHPQEGVFEGHFKPTQADKINRIGQLRQGVIKVIENPEYSPNVSRKYTVADMITGFGVAVAAKHFYDLYEGSIKGKRVVVQGFGNVGAAAAFYFAQMGAKIVGIIDIVGGLINEEGFTFKEITDLYLNKNGNTLVAKNLIPFNEINKKIWSLKTEIFAPCAASRLVTKEQIDQMIDTGLEVITCGANVPFADKEIFFGPIMEHTDQKVSLIPDFISNCGMARVFAYFMERKVLMTDEAIFSDTSKVIKKALQEVKNNNPSNTGISETAFEIALRQLI, from the coding sequence ATAAAGACATTACTTCACAAATACGAAAACAAATCCCCAGAAATAGTATTTCACTGGAATGATCCAGAGACAGATGCCGAAGGATGGACAGTTATAAATTCTCTAAGAGGAGGTGCCGCTGGTGGCGGAACAAGAATGCGCAAAGGCTTAGATATGAATGAAGTACTTTCGTTGGCAAAAACAATGGAAGTAAAATTTACGGTATCTGGTCCAGCTATAGGCGGCGCAAAATCAGGAATTAACTTTGATCCACACGATCCAAGAAAAAAAGGAGTTTTAGAGCGCTGGTATGCTGCGGTTTCGCCATTACTTAAAAGCTATTACGGAACAGGAGGAGATCTCAATGTTGATGAAATACACGAAGTGATTCCAATTACCGAAGAAAGTGGTGTTTGGCATCCGCAAGAAGGAGTTTTTGAAGGGCATTTTAAACCCACCCAAGCTGATAAAATTAATAGAATAGGCCAGTTAAGGCAAGGAGTCATCAAGGTTATTGAAAACCCTGAATATTCCCCAAATGTATCTAGAAAGTATACGGTCGCAGATATGATAACAGGTTTTGGGGTGGCTGTGGCAGCAAAACACTTTTACGATTTATACGAGGGCTCAATAAAAGGGAAACGTGTCGTTGTACAAGGTTTTGGAAACGTTGGTGCTGCAGCAGCATTTTATTTTGCTCAAATGGGAGCAAAGATCGTTGGCATTATCGATATCGTAGGCGGTTTAATCAATGAAGAAGGGTTCACCTTTAAAGAGATTACAGACTTATATCTCAATAAAAACGGAAATACACTTGTGGCTAAAAATCTCATTCCGTTTAATGAAATCAACAAAAAAATATGGTCTCTAAAGACCGAAATATTCGCACCATGTGCAGCATCTAGATTAGTTACAAAAGAGCAGATTGACCAAATGATAGATACAGGTCTAGAAGTCATTACATGTGGGGCAAACGTACCTTTTGCAGATAAAGAAATTTTCTTTGGACCGATTATGGAGCATACTGATCAAAAGGTAAGTTTAATACCAGACTTTATTTCTAACTGTGGGATGGCACGAGTATTTGCATATTTCATGGAACGAAAAGTGCTAATGACAGATGAAGCCATTTTTAGTGATACTTCAAAAGTTATAAAAAAAGCACTACAAGAAGTTAAAAACAACAATCCTTCAAATACAGGAATAAGCGAAACTGCATTTGAGATTGCACTTAGACAATTAATTTAA
- a CDS encoding UDP-N-acetylmuramoyl-tripeptide--D-alanyl-D-alanine ligase: MEIASIYKKFEACASVSTDTRTISKNDMYFALKGDNFNGNKFVKQAFENGAKYCVIDDKNAVIDDRCLLVNDVLITLQNLATFHRKVIKVPIISLTGSNGKTTTKELIKAVLSTTYKVNATKGNLNNHIGVPLTLLSFTKDLDFGIVEMGANHQKEIEFLCSIAEPDFGLITNFGKAHLEGFGGVEGVIKGKSELYDFIKTNKKIAFINADDPKQLKQIGNYNNIVSFGKDRKNDCTVEFKSANPFVILNYKHIEIESQLIGDYNYSNIAVAVAIGQHFKVEPDAIKKAIEGYQSNNNRSEIIERGSTKIILDAYNANPTSMLAALKNLKQLNAELKYLFLGDMFELGNEAAMEHQAITNFAEYNFDKNIILVGENFHKTTTKPTTKKYKTFEDLKPYLKNLDIKNATILIKGSRGMALERILEFLLK, translated from the coding sequence ATGGAAATAGCGTCTATTTATAAAAAATTCGAAGCCTGTGCTTCTGTCTCTACGGATACAAGAACAATCAGTAAAAATGATATGTATTTTGCATTAAAAGGCGATAATTTTAATGGTAATAAATTTGTAAAGCAAGCGTTTGAAAACGGAGCAAAATATTGTGTCATTGATGATAAAAACGCAGTAATAGATGATCGTTGTTTGTTAGTGAATGATGTGTTGATTACACTTCAGAACTTAGCTACTTTCCATCGCAAAGTAATTAAGGTCCCTATAATATCTTTAACAGGCAGTAATGGTAAAACCACTACAAAAGAACTTATTAAAGCTGTACTTTCAACAACATACAAGGTAAATGCAACCAAAGGAAATCTTAACAACCATATTGGCGTACCGCTTACATTATTATCCTTTACCAAAGATTTAGATTTTGGTATTGTTGAAATGGGTGCCAATCATCAAAAAGAAATAGAATTTCTTTGCAGTATTGCCGAGCCCGATTTTGGATTAATCACAAATTTTGGAAAAGCCCATCTAGAAGGTTTTGGTGGTGTGGAAGGTGTAATAAAAGGCAAGTCTGAATTGTATGATTTTATAAAAACAAATAAAAAAATCGCATTCATAAACGCAGACGATCCCAAACAACTAAAACAAATTGGCAATTATAATAACATTGTGAGTTTCGGCAAAGATCGAAAAAACGACTGTACTGTTGAGTTTAAAAGTGCAAACCCATTTGTAATCTTAAACTACAAACATATTGAAATTGAAAGTCAACTGATAGGAGATTATAATTATAGTAACATTGCAGTAGCAGTTGCCATTGGCCAACACTTTAAAGTAGAACCAGATGCCATAAAAAAAGCCATTGAAGGGTACCAATCTAATAATAATCGCTCTGAAATTATTGAAAGAGGCTCTACAAAAATTATTTTAGACGCTTATAATGCCAACCCTACCAGTATGTTAGCAGCACTTAAAAATCTAAAGCAGCTCAACGCAGAACTCAAGTATCTCTTTCTTGGTGACATGTTTGAACTTGGCAATGAAGCTGCAATGGAACATCAGGCAATAACCAATTTTGCGGAATATAATTTTGATAAAAATATTATTCTAGTAGGTGAGAATTTTCACAAAACTACCACCAAACCAACGACTAAAAAATATAAAACGTTTGAAGATTTAAAGCCTTATTTAAAAAATCTAGATATAAAAAATGCTACGATTTTAATTAAAGGATCTAGAGGGATGGCTTTAGAACGAATTTTAGAATTTCTATTAAAATAA
- a CDS encoding MotA/TolQ/ExbB proton channel family protein: protein MILLSNIQDGAEVLAEGEQVEKTLSIIELITSGGTSGMVIILILFLLLIVATYIYFERIFAIKAASKVDSNFMNQIKDHVSNGKIDSAQMLCAQQNSPVSRLIAKGITRIGKPLEDINTAIENAGRLEIYSLEKNVSVLATISGVAPMIGFLGTVVGMILSIFELANAGGTIQMDVLASGLYTAMTTTVGGLIVGIIAYVAYNHIVVKTNKVVYQMEANSVEFLDHLNEPI, encoded by the coding sequence ATGATATTACTAAGTAATATTCAAGATGGTGCAGAAGTATTAGCAGAAGGGGAGCAAGTAGAAAAAACACTTTCCATTATTGAGTTAATCACTAGTGGTGGAACTTCAGGAATGGTAATAATTCTTATCCTATTCCTACTTCTTATTGTAGCAACCTATATTTATTTTGAAAGAATTTTTGCCATCAAAGCAGCTTCTAAAGTAGATTCTAATTTTATGAATCAGATTAAAGATCATGTTAGTAATGGAAAAATAGATTCTGCCCAGATGTTATGTGCACAACAAAACTCACCAGTTTCTCGATTAATTGCTAAAGGCATTACTCGTATTGGTAAGCCACTAGAAGATATTAATACCGCAATTGAAAACGCTGGACGATTAGAGATTTATAGCTTAGAAAAGAATGTAAGTGTACTTGCAACGATCTCAGGTGTAGCACCAATGATCGGTTTCTTGGGAACTGTAGTTGGTATGATACTTTCTATTTTTGAACTAGCTAATGCAGGCGGAACAATACAAATGGATGTTTTAGCTAGCGGACTTTATACTGCAATGACAACTACTGTTGGTGGCCTTATAGTGGGTATTATAGCTTATGTTGCCTATAATCACATAGTTGTAAAAACAAATAAGGTTGTTTATCAGATGGAAGCCAACTCTGTAGAGTTTTTAGATCACTTAAACGAACCTATCTAA